The Xiphophorus maculatus strain JP 163 A chromosome 21, X_maculatus-5.0-male, whole genome shotgun sequence genome window below encodes:
- the pex2 gene encoding peroxisome biogenesis factor 2 isoform X2 gives MCTFHRIEMGLNNKRTARSNDSESAVDPPVLRISQLDALELDSALEQLLWTQFTQCFQYCRPGLLTPVEPELKALLYLLLWRFTLYSSNATIGQSLLSLHYQSTSSSSPHYRSLSPRQKLDLAILTAGPRWLQERCYRLLPYLSLSPRGAVSELDGGLLQQSLRKALTLFSGLAKFATFVNFLVFLRNGRHPALPERIAGAQAVFSKPNVVRDVTYQYMNRELLWHGFAEFLIFLLPLVNLRKLKAAVLLHVLGRKDSEEESKREGKDMWKNCGLCGEWPTMPHTVGCQHVFCYYCIKSHSIADAYLTCPKCGAEAGTPNVVKMDMRVVGR, from the exons ATGTGTACGTTTCACCGAATAGAAATGG gtttGAACAACAAAAGGACAGCTCGATCTAATGATTCAGAATCTGCAGTTGACCCACCAGTTTTGCGCATCAGCCAGCTGGATGCCCTGGAGCTAGACTCAGCTCTTGAGCAACTGCTGTGGACCCAGTTCACTCAGTGTTTCCAATACTGCCGCCCAGGGTTGCTCACCCCGGTGGAGCCTGAACTGAAAGCATTACTTTATCTGCTGCTCTGGAGGTTTACTCTTTATTCTAGCAATGCCACAATAGGTCAATCTCTACTAAGCCTGCACTATCAAAGCACATCTTCATCATCTCCCCACTACAGATCACTGTCCCCTCGTCAGAAGTTGGATCTTGCCATACTTACTGCAGGCCCCCGTTGGCTGCAGGAGCGTTGCTACCGTCTGCTGCCATATTTGTCTTTGAGTCCAAGAGGGGCTGTTTCGGAATTGGATGGTGGCTTGCTGCAACAAAGTCTCCGTAAAGCCCTAACTCTTTTTTCTGGTCTGGCAAAGTTTGCTACCTTTGTCAACTTCCTAGTTTTCCTAAGAAATGGCCGCCACCCTGCCCTACCTGAAAGAATTGCGGGAGCTCAGGCTGTGTTCAGTAAACCTAATGTGGTTCGAGATGTAACTTACCAGTACATGAACCGGGAACTACTGTGGCATGGCTTTGCCGAGTTCCTCATCTTCCTGTTACCGCTGGTAAATTTAAGGAAACTGAAAGCAGCGGTGTTATTGCATGTGCTTGGAAGAAAAGATTCTGAGGAAGAAAGCAAAAGAGAGGGAAAAGACATGTGGAAAAACTGTGGACTATGTGGAGAATGGCCAACAATGCCTCATACGGTGGGGTGCCAGCACGTTTTCTGCTACTACTGCATTAAAAGCCACAGCATAGCCGACGCTTACCTCACATGTCCGAAATGTGGGGCAGAAGCAGGGACGCCCAATGTGGTGAAGATGGACATGCGGGTTGTGGGCAGGTGA
- the pex2 gene encoding peroxisome biogenesis factor 2 isoform X1, with protein MCTFHRIEMAGLNNKRTARSNDSESAVDPPVLRISQLDALELDSALEQLLWTQFTQCFQYCRPGLLTPVEPELKALLYLLLWRFTLYSSNATIGQSLLSLHYQSTSSSSPHYRSLSPRQKLDLAILTAGPRWLQERCYRLLPYLSLSPRGAVSELDGGLLQQSLRKALTLFSGLAKFATFVNFLVFLRNGRHPALPERIAGAQAVFSKPNVVRDVTYQYMNRELLWHGFAEFLIFLLPLVNLRKLKAAVLLHVLGRKDSEEESKREGKDMWKNCGLCGEWPTMPHTVGCQHVFCYYCIKSHSIADAYLTCPKCGAEAGTPNVVKMDMRVVGR; from the exons ATGTGTACGTTTCACCGAATAGAAATGG caggtttGAACAACAAAAGGACAGCTCGATCTAATGATTCAGAATCTGCAGTTGACCCACCAGTTTTGCGCATCAGCCAGCTGGATGCCCTGGAGCTAGACTCAGCTCTTGAGCAACTGCTGTGGACCCAGTTCACTCAGTGTTTCCAATACTGCCGCCCAGGGTTGCTCACCCCGGTGGAGCCTGAACTGAAAGCATTACTTTATCTGCTGCTCTGGAGGTTTACTCTTTATTCTAGCAATGCCACAATAGGTCAATCTCTACTAAGCCTGCACTATCAAAGCACATCTTCATCATCTCCCCACTACAGATCACTGTCCCCTCGTCAGAAGTTGGATCTTGCCATACTTACTGCAGGCCCCCGTTGGCTGCAGGAGCGTTGCTACCGTCTGCTGCCATATTTGTCTTTGAGTCCAAGAGGGGCTGTTTCGGAATTGGATGGTGGCTTGCTGCAACAAAGTCTCCGTAAAGCCCTAACTCTTTTTTCTGGTCTGGCAAAGTTTGCTACCTTTGTCAACTTCCTAGTTTTCCTAAGAAATGGCCGCCACCCTGCCCTACCTGAAAGAATTGCGGGAGCTCAGGCTGTGTTCAGTAAACCTAATGTGGTTCGAGATGTAACTTACCAGTACATGAACCGGGAACTACTGTGGCATGGCTTTGCCGAGTTCCTCATCTTCCTGTTACCGCTGGTAAATTTAAGGAAACTGAAAGCAGCGGTGTTATTGCATGTGCTTGGAAGAAAAGATTCTGAGGAAGAAAGCAAAAGAGAGGGAAAAGACATGTGGAAAAACTGTGGACTATGTGGAGAATGGCCAACAATGCCTCATACGGTGGGGTGCCAGCACGTTTTCTGCTACTACTGCATTAAAAGCCACAGCATAGCCGACGCTTACCTCACATGTCCGAAATGTGGGGCAGAAGCAGGGACGCCCAATGTGGTGAAGATGGACATGCGGGTTGTGGGCAGGTGA